Genomic segment of Rattus norvegicus strain BN/NHsdMcwi chromosome 7, GRCr8, whole genome shotgun sequence:
ACCCCCAGGCCGTTGACCCTTGTTTTAGGAAGGTTGTTCCATCCTTTCCAAGGCCCCATCATCCACCTCCTTCCCTTGACTCCTGGGACAGGAAGTTGGCCCTATTCCCAGGAGGGAAGCAGGAGGCCCTAGAGGGGGGTGGAGTATGTGTTGGGAGGGGGCCTCCTGTCCAGTCCTTGGGTCCAGTGACagccacagaggaaggagagacccGCCAGAAGAGCCATGAAGGTAGTGCTCAGCTTTCGATGGGTGGGTGGGGTCCCCGGTAGAGCCTCAGGTGCAGGgtctgggaactgagcctggaaCTGTGGGTTGTATCTGGGGGGGGAGTAGCTGCTGAGGTCTTCAGGAGGAGCCTCCAATGCTCTGGGTTACAGCAAGTGGACCACTCCTGCAAGCGGTTAGCCCTCCTGGCTGGAACTTGGCGTAGAGGAGAGTACTCCAAGATCCTTTTCTGTCTGACAGGGAAGTTAACCTTCATCCCTAAGTTTCTTTCACCCTGAGGATATGGAGTGCTGGGCTATCAGGGGTACTGGTTCCCAGCAACACTCCCTTCCCACAGGAAGTCCCAAGGGACCATGAGGGTTCAGGCTAGAGACTGGCTGGGGACACAGTGTTCTCCACTGGCCCTTGAGCCCTGCCCTGAGACCTGAATTCCCACCCTGCGCCACTGGCTGATTCCAGGGCTGGATCTCAGGACCACAGACCCCTGCATGCGGTGGCCCACTGGGTGGGAGGCAGCACCAGAGCTCGGGAGAGCCAAAGATCTTAGGCTGACACTCCCAGCAGGGTAGATCCTGGGAATCTGATCTCCTGGCCTCCCCcacatcctcccccaccccacttcctgGAGCAGCGACCTGCCCCCTTCCCGCCTGCACTTCCCTCCACTTCCAGGGCCAGGCTTCTCCACACACCAGCCAGACAGCCTCCCCTCCACCCAAGGGAAGCGGCTGCCTCGGCCAGGCTGCTTCCAGGAAGCCCCGGGCCAGGCCCCAGCATTGTTCAGGCCCAGCAACCAAGAGCCCAGCCAGCCAGACACCATGAAGTCCAGCGGCCCTGTGGAAAGGTTGCTCAGAGCCCTGGGGAGGAGGGACAGCAGCCGGGCCACCAGCAGGGTAGGAATGCCCACCAGCTGGGCAAAGGTGGGACAGGGTGGAAGTTCGGACAAGGCAGGAGGGCCAGGATTCAGGCCAGACCCTCTTCCTAGTTTCAGCCTCttctcccaccccttcccctgcctcagcaccccctcctctttcccctggCTCCCCATGTGGCTAGGGTAGCAGTGTGATATACCATCTGTCTTGCTTCTTCTAAGTGTTTACTGGCTTGAGCCTGAATAGGCCCCGAGGGTTCAGCTAAGAGCTGAAGCCCTGACCTCCCGGGAAAGGTAGGGGAAGAAAGCAATGAAAGGCAGGGAGTTTGCCTTCTACTGATGTAATCTGCACATGACATCATCCACAAGTGTGTCCAAGTGTCCTGGTGGGTCTCACCTCCAGTCCAgaggagttctaggacagttacCGGACCAAAGCTGCTCCCATGTTGTTGTCCAACCTTGTCTAACCCCCCTTCCCCGTTCTTTTCCTCTCCACACTGTGGTGGGCAGAtccagggagaggagggaacagCAGGAGCTTGAACACAGGGATGAAGACCTGTGCAGAAGCGGCCCCCCCCCCTCTGTGGCATGAGGGAGATTGTCCACAGACActggaggacaggagagatgaaTTGGGGTGGGAGGGGTCAGAGTAGCAGAGAGAACTTTTAGTGAGTGAGGACTGAGGGGGACCTGGACAACCTGTGGCATCCCAGCCAGTCACTGACCTCACTAcctggggcggggggtggggggtggctcgGGCATCCAGAGAACCTGGCCGCCCCTGTCATAACATGCAGAGGCAGTGAGACAGCTGCTGCACATCTGTCCCTGCCGCCATTCTTCCTTCCAGCATTGCCACCCGAGTCTTAGACAATTGCAGCCTGCCATCTCCATGCACAAGGAGTAAACATGTTGTTCTgactgtgggggagggggccGAATCAGCTGCCGGGAGCTTAGAGCCCTTGAGAGTCAGGGGCTCAGGACTGGCTGCAGTCAGTCTGGGTGTTATGGGACAGCGCTTGTGTGTCTGGGCCGGCCTGTCAGCTCACAGAATATGAGCCTCATGTGGGGAGggcaagaggagaggagagtcagACCCCCTCACTCAGCGAGATTCTCAGAAAGCCCTCGCATTTGAAGTGGGGGTGACAAGGACATCACATAGCTCCTCCACGTGAGGAGGCCTGAGTAAACCCTCAGGGAGGAGTTAACCCAACCAAGGTGACGCAAGGGGTCACATTCCAAGCCCTGTAGAGGACAGGCCTCATGACTACCCTGGAACAGCTGTGGCCAAGTGTGCCTTAGAGTTCAGAGACTTTTGGCTGGAAGAGAGGGATGCAGTCGCTCTAAGGAAAGGTCCCTGCCCAGCCTTGGAGATGGGCCCACTAGGAACTCATAACCCTATTTGTCTGTCATCCCTCTCGCAGCCTAGGAAAGCAGAACCGCACAGCTTCCGGGAGAAGGTTTTCCGGAAGAAGGCtccagtgtgtgcagtgtgtaagGTGACCATCGATGGGACCGGTGTCTCGTGCCGAGGTGAGGGGCTCttgctgttcttatggtgttgagcCCTCCAGTAAGCACTTCTGTGCTGTGTGACTCTAGCTCTAGAGACCGGCAAATTCAGAAACAAATGCCCTCAGTCCCCTTGACACCCACCTTGCCACCGCCCAGGAGATTTGTGACCACCTTCCCATCCTTTTGTGACTAGgggcttcccttcctcctcctcttcctcttcctcctcctcctgttcctcttcttcctcctcacctcTATTCATCTTAGACGCCAACCTCTGGCCCTCTTCCCTGCTGATAACCAGCTCTGTTCTTCGACTCCAGTGACCCAGTGTACTAGGGTCCCAGGGTTGGCTTCCAAGGCCTGGAGGACTAGAGGACAGCTACTTTGACTGTTCCCATAGCCTCTGCTAACCTCtatcctccccttcctttctctagtCTGCAAGGTGGCCACACACAGAAAATGTGAAGCAAAGGTGGGTATCCAGTCCTAGCTAATGGGGGACGGTGTCTTTCCCTGCCCAAACAGGTTTCTTCAGCCACACTGGCATCGTCTTCCACCCAGTCCCCTGTCACTCCTGGAGACCCCTTCCTGGGTGGCAGAGGTGTTGTGTTGGGCTCTTTAAGAACCACCCTACTCCACCCCTGGAGGGTTGGCCCAGGAGGGTGGACAGTGAGACAGCGTTTGTCTTGGTGCTGTGCCCGGGCTGCAGCTGGCgagaggatgggggggggggtgagttgTGGGGGAGGAAGGGCGGGGTGGATAGAGAGGGAGCAGGATTTCAGAGACCAGGCACCCGGATGGGCCGTGCCTTCCCTCTGAGGAAGGGTCCTCAGGATGCCTGAGTTGGTCTTATCCTGGGTGGTGATGGCTGAGCCTGTTTGGGTATACCCTGTAGGTGGTACCCACTGTCCACTGAGACCCTGAGGCAGCCCCCCATCTCTGAGGAACGTTCCTGGTCCTCCATCAGTGCAGGGGATAGTCCCAGGGCCTCAAGCTAGCTTGGGGGAGCTATGTGCCCCATGGGTGGGGTCTCAACGGTGAAAGAGGCTAGTGTCCACCCCTGGCCAttgcctggctggctggctctATATATAACTCCTGTCCTGCAGCTGGATGAATGGGGGTCTGTGTGGGCAGGGGGCTGAGAGCCAAGAGCAACAAGCAGGGGGCCTGAGGGGTGGGAGACCGAGAGGCAGAAACAAGGCTCCCTTAAATAGAGGAACCTCAGCTAGAGCTTGTGCTCATCAGGTGACAGGCCCTGCATCTTCCTCCCTGAGGCTGAGCACCCCGTTTCACCAGCTCAGCCTTAAACTCCCACCTCTTTCCAGGTGACTTCATCCTGTCAGGCCTTGCCCCCCGCGGAGCTGGTGAGTGTGCTCAAGGATGGGGCAGGGAAGGCAAGGAACCTGACTAATATCCCGGGGTCTGGTGGTCTCAAAGTGGGTCTCCAGGTTATGTAGTACTGAATGCTGTGGTTTATTGGTCAGTTATCCTCAACAGATGACTGTCGGAGCCCTTCGTTGTGACTGTCTTCTAGGGCTGGTTGGGGACTAGAGTCCTGTCCCCAGGGAGTGGACACTGACATGCGCTCCCACCCCGCCCCCAGGTCCAAACTGGTCCTTGCCCCTGCCCTAACCACTCCCatttcctcccccacctcctcactcTAGCGGAGAAACACAGCCCCAGTCCGGCGCATAGAACACCTGGTAAGGGATGCTAGGAGCCTGAGCGGGAAGGGGCGGGCGTGTGGGTAGCTCTTGGAGTAGGGACCTACATTTGCAGAAGACCACGGTTTGTAGAACTTTTGACCCGGAAGCTTAGAAGCGATGCATCCAAACAGTTGTCGGCATACGGTTTCTCATCCACCAGGGGTCCACCAAGTCTCTGAACCACTCAAAGCAACGCAGTACTCTACCCAGGTGAGTGAGGACGCCCGGTGATCCCACGTAGGCACTTTCCACTGGACCGCTACTCAGCTTATGGCAGTGGCCGCCAATAAAGCCCCCAGGACAGTACTCCCCCTCCGGGCCACCCACCCTAAGGACCTAATAGGTCGCCCAGAGCTCCCCAGGATCCTTAGCCCCTGGGCCGCCGCGCTTCTCTGTTCTCTAAATCGGCTTTGCGTCCTCTCCCAGGAGCTTCAGCCTGGATCCGCTCATGGAGCGTCGCTGGGACTTGGACCTCACCTATGTAACAGAGCGGATCCTGGCCGCAGCTTTTCCTGCACGACCAGACGAGCAGCGACACCGAGGCCACTTGCGAGAGCTGGCCCATGTGCTTCAATCCAAGCACCGAGACAAGTACCTGGTGAGAAGCGGGTGGGCCAGATCCAACCAATGAGAGGGCTGGGAGATTCAAATGGGGCGAGGCTACTGTTTCCCCATCAATACctgagatggggctggagagggggcGGTGTTCGCGAgcaggggcggggcggggcggggccggAGGTTAGCCAGTCACCGCAGGGTGCAGAGAATTCAGCTCCAGCGGATTACAATCTTACTATTTTTAGAGCAAGATGCTCGATGAGGGTTCACCTCCAGCACCTGCATCTCAAGTCACCGTCATCTAACTCTGCCCTTTATTTCAGCTCTTCAACCTTTCAGAGAAACGGCATGACTTGACCCGCCTGAACCCCAAGGTAGGAGGGAAATGGTCTGTTTGCCGTTTATTCCGAGCCAACCTTGTGAAAAGGCTCTGCCTCCTTGTTGACATCCACTTTTCTCACACTACTTAAGATAACTAAAAACGAGGTGCTGGGGTTATCAGCCCACAGTATGGCGGAAAAAAGTGTCCAAGCTACTGTGGACAACTACTAAGTTTGCGCCTTGCCCCCAGGTCCCTGTATTGTATTCACATCTTCCTCcctttgttacacacacacacacacacacacacacacacacacacacacacttgtacttGTACTTCCCCAGGTACATGACTTTGGCTGGCCGGAATTACATGCCCCACCTCTGGACAAGTTGTGTTCCATCTGCAAAGCCATGGAGACGTGGCTCAGTGCCGACCCTCAGCATGTGGTCGTGTTATACTGCAAGGTGAGCCAGGACCTTGGGGTAACAGAGCTAGGACAACCTCAGCCTAAAAGTTGCAGGTTCCCCATCTCCATCTCTTTATCTCTTAGGGTAGCAAAGGCAAGCTTGGAGTCATCGTCTCTGCCTATATGCACTATAGCAAGATCTCTGCAGGGTGAGTTGCCCTGCTTCAGTGACCCCTCCTCGTCCGGCCCTGTCTGAGCTTTTTTCTCCTTAGTCAGACTATACACTTGGTACGGTACTGTCTATCTCCAGCTGTGGGCCCAGCACACCACAGCAGAGGAACTGGGCTAGTTTCTTAGGGCCACCAGCTAAGTGCCATAGACTAGCTTAAAATAATATAGCTCAGTTGTCTTactgttctgagatagtaaaagTCCAAAGTCAGTGTCAGTGGGGCCACGCTCTCTCTCTGGGACTCTAGGCGGACTCCTTCCTTgcctctttccagcttctggtggTGCCTGACAGTCCTTGGCAGTTCTTGGCTGGCAGCGGCATCCCTCCACCCCCTGCTTCCGTCATCACGTGGTGTTCTCTTTGCGcgcctgtttctgtctctcctcttctAAGGATCAATCACCCTAATTAAGGACCCACCTTGCTCCTGTATGATCTCATCTTAACCTATCTAACCACATCCGCAAAGACCCTATTTCTAAATAAGGTCACATTTGAGGTACATTTCTCTGGGGGAGGGATACAGTTCAACCCATCAGGTTGTCTAACTGCCTCCTTTTAAAAGTGAGGAAAGCCAGGTTCAGTTGCCCAAGGCCCAACAACTGGGCTATGCTGGAGGGTCTCTAGCTCTCTTCACCACCACTGGGAGTTCCTCTGTACAGAGAGGTTCCTCCTTTCCTGGGGTTTAAGAATGgaaggcagggggttggggatttagctcagtggtagagcacttgcctagcaagcacaaggccctgggttcggtccccagctccggaaaaaaaaaaagaatggaaggcAGGCGATCTTCCTAGAAGTGTATGAGTGACAAGCAATAGCATAAaagtgatatatacatatatatatatatatatatatatatatatatatatacatacacacacatatatatatgtatatatatgcgcTTAGTTTGTAATTGTTCAAGTGATTCATGGGAATACAAGATAAGgcaatttaaactttttttaaaaacttaaaaaaaaaaaaaaaagaatggaaggcAGGAATGGGACCGGTCCTTAACCCCCGAcctcccctgctctccccagGGCAGACCAAGCGCTGGCAACCCTCACCATGAGGAAATTCTGTGAGGACAAGGCGGCCATGGAACTGCAGCCCTCCCAGCACCGGTGAGCACCCCAGTGGGGAAGGGCTGACTCTCCCTCTCAGGTAGCACACCTGAATCCCACAGTGTACGGGAGCCCAGTGAGCCAGGCCCTGTGCCAAGTTCTGGGAAGTCAGAACAAACAAGGTCAGGCTCCCGTGGTATTTATATGCTAgtagagtagaaggcaagaagcCATGCGTAAACAGACTAGATCGTTCTGGCTGACAGTAAGGTCTGTGACAGGAATAAAGCAGAGGCTTGTAAGACTCCACAGGATGCGCAGGGCTTGCCTCCTTGAAGTTTAGAAGAGCCTTCTAGGTCTCTCAAGAGCTGCCAGGTTGGTGTGAGGCGCCCTCTAGAGGAAGACACTGATGTTTTCTTGgcactccccaccctccaccccctcgCCAGCTATGTCGGCTATTTCAGCGGGCTGCTGTCAGGCTCCATCAGAATGAACAGCAGCCCTCTCTTCCTGCACTATGTGTTTGTACCCGTGCTGCCAGCCTTTGAGCCCAACACAGGTGAGTCCCCCCGGGCTGTATCCCATGGGGATAGCCACCTCCTACCCCACACCCCTCATGGCTTCTTCCACCCCTCCAGGCTTCCAACCCTTCCTCAAGATCTACCAGTCTATGCAGCTGGTCTACACATCTGGAGTCTAGTGAGTGCCCTGCTCCCAGGCCCTGACATCAGCTTGCTTGCCCAGTCTTTCCAGGCCCAACCTTCTGGTTCCAGTCGGAGAGGCTGACAGTGTCTAGCTTTATGCCCTCCCTTCTGCCTTTGTGCCTCTGACTTCTGCCTTGTCTCTACCCAAAGCCACATCACAGGTCCAGGGCCCCGCCAGATTTGCATCAGCCTGGAGCCAGCCCTTCTCCTCAAAGGCGACGTCATGGTGAGGGGGCTTGTAATACTGAGTGGGGATTGCAACGGGGTGGGAGGCTTCTAGTCATGTAGGCAACTGGCAAGGCCTgtgtctgagttagggttttactgctgtgaccagacaccatgaccaaggcaactcttataaaatcaacatttaattgtgactgggcttacaggttcagaggttcagtccatcatcatcaaggcgggatcatctgaaggttgctagtggaagactcccttccaggcagctaggagtagggtcttaaagcccacacccacagtgacacacctactccaacaaggccacacctccaaatagtgccactccctgggccaagcatatacacacCATCACAACCTGTAAGCCAGAGCAGAGGCCCAAAAGAAAACCCCACCCCTGCTATCCCAGGAGAGTTCATGTTGAGGCTGGGGCACAACAGAAGCGGTGGCCAGTGACTAGGTGGCCCTTGGGGTAAAAGTGTAGGTAAGGCAAATCGGAAATGACGGCCTGACCCCAGCCCCCTGCCCTCCTTCAGGTGACCTGCTACCACAAGGGTGGTCAGGGGACAGACCGGACCCTTGTGTTCCGAGTTCAGTTCCACACGTGTACCATCCATGGGCCACGGCTCAACTTCCCCAAGGACCAGCTAGATGAGGCCTGGGCTGGTGAGTCAGAGGCCAAGGAAGTGGCAGTTGGGTAGGGTAAGGAAAGCCAGCGAGGCATGGCTCCTCACCTCCACCCCCTCTACAGATGAGCGGTTCCCTTTCCAAGCCTCGGTGGAGTTTGTCTTCTCCTCCAGCCCTGAGAAGGTCAAAGGTAAGAGTGGGAGCTGGGTGTGTTGAAGGTGTTGGGGGGGTCCCCAACTCCTCAGTAACCCCATGGCTTTCCCCAGGCAACACCCCACGGAATGATCCCTCTGTCTCAGTGGATTACAACATGACAGAGCCTGCTGTACGCTGGGACTCCTATGAAAACTTCAACCAGCACCATGAGGACAGTGTGGACGGTGTGTGGGGTGGCGGGGCAGATGGGAACTGTGTGGCTAGTGGGGAGAGGCACACTGAGTGTCAGTACTGTCCCCACTCACAAATTCCTTTCTGCTCAGGCTCCTTGGCCCACACAAGGGGCCCCCTGGATGGCAGTCCTTATGCCCAGGTGCAGCGGGTCCCCCGACAGACACCACCGGCACCTTCTCCAGAGCTTCCCCCACCCCCGATGCTCTCTGTCAGCAGTGACTCCGGCCACTCATCCACACTTACCACAGAACACACAGCAGAATCCCCTGGCCGGCCGCCCCCGACTGCTGCTGAGAGACAGGAGCTAGATCGTCTGCTGGGAGGCTGTGGAGTGGCCAGTGCGGGCCGTGGTGCTGGGCGAGAGACAGCCATCCTAGATGATGAAGAGCAGCCCTCTGTGGGTGGAGGCCTGCACCTTGGGATGTATCCGGGCCACAGGCCTGGCCTCAGTCGCCGCTGCTCCTGCCGTCAGGGCCTCCGGGAGCCTTGTGGGGTCCCCAATGGGGGCTACTACCGACCTGAGGGAACCCTAGAGAGACGAAGACCACCCTATGGGGGCTATGAGGGACAcccccagggctacacagaagcCTCTGTGGAGAAGAGGCGTCTCTGCAGGTCACTATCAGAAGGACCGTACCCCTATGCACCTGAGCTGGGGAAACCAGCCAATGGAGACTTTGGCTACCGCCCAGCAGGCTACCGGGAGGTGGTGATCCTAGAGGACCCCGGAGTGCCTGCTTTATGCTCATGCCCTGCCTGTGAGGAGAAGATGGCACTGCCCACTGCAGCCCTGTATGGACTGCGACTagagagagaggctggagaggggTGGTCCAGTGAGGTTGGCAAGCCTCTCCTGCACCCAGTGAGGCCTGGACACCCATTGCCTCTGCTGGTGCCTGCCTGTGGGCACCACCATGCTCCAGTGCCTGACTATGGCTGCCTGAAGTCACCCAAGGTGGGTGAGGAAGGGCATGAGGGCTGCTCCTATGCCGTGTGCCCTGAAGGCAGGTACGGGCATCCAGGGTACCCTGCCCTGGTAACCTATGGCTACGGAGGAGCAGTTCCCAGCTACTGCCCAGCATATGGCCGGGCGCCTCACAGTTGTGGGTCCCCAAGTGAAGGCAGAGGGTACCCCAGCCCTGGTGCCCACTCACCACAGGCTGGTTCTGTGTCCCCGGGAAGTCCACCCTACCTGCAATCCAGGAAGCTGGGTTATGAGGCTCCTGCCGAGGATGGGAGAGACAAGTACTCACTTCCTGGGCCCCTGGCCTCAGCAGGACCCTTGGCTTCTACAGGTGAGGAACCTCGAGTGGGAATGTCCAGAATGGAGAGGGTTCTAAATGCTGCTGGGGATGCCATGGGCGGGGAGTGGGGGGAGCTGAACCAGACAGAAAAGCAGGCTCCTGTTCACATAGCTCTTCCCTACTCTCAGAGTCCCCTGAACCATCCTGGAGGGATGGCTCCAGTGGACACAGCACACTGCCTCGTTCTCCCCGAGATGCCCAGTGCAGTGCCTCTTCAGAGCTGTCCGGTCCCTCCACACCCTTGCACACCAGCAGCCCAGTTCAGGGCAAGGAGAGGTACATGGAGGGCCAAGGCTACTTGGGTATGTTGTATGGGTGTCCGCAGCCCAAAGCAGGGGCTGAGCACTTACTTTTCCCTGCAGCACCCGACGGCAAGACACCACCAGGTCTCCCTCCTTGGCACCCACTCAGAGACTGAGTCCTGGCGAGGCCTTGCCCTCTGTTGTACAGGGAGTCACTGAAAAGACTCCTGAGCTGTTGGCAAGCAGCAGGCCTGAGCCACTGGACCCTAGCCCCTTTTCCCAGACCTCTACACCCAGCTCACCCAATGGCTGGCCTCAAGAAAGGAGCCCAGGGGGCCACACCAACAGTGCCAGTCCTCGGAGCCCTGTGCCAACCACCCTGCCCGGACTCCGCCATGCCCCATGGCAGGGCCCTCAGGGCCCCTCAGATAGCCCAGATGGCTCCCCTCTTACTCCTGTGCCTACCCAGATGCCCTGGCTTGTGGGCAGCCCAGAACCACCTCAGAGCTCACCCACCCCTGCGTTTCCCCTGGCTACCTCCTACGAGACCAACGGTCCCACTCAGCCTCCACTTCCTGAAAAACGACACCTGCCGGGGTCTGGGCAGCAGTCATCGCCACCAGCCAGAGGCACCAATCAGCATGTCACCTTTGCATCTCCTCTCCCAGATGTCACCCAACCCCCAGGTATAAGGCTCTAGGAGGACCAGGTGTCCTTTAAAGAATCTCACTGTCCAGAGAGAGACCATGGGAAGCCCTGGTGTCTGAATCAGTGCCTCCCTCTTCTAGAGCACCCTTTACAAGAGAACCAAAGCAGTGTCAAGTTTGTCCAGGATACATCAAAGTTCTGGTACAAGCCTCACCTTTCCCGAGACCAAGGTAAGAAGCCAGAAAACATCATGTGCCCATCCCAGTCCACTTCCCAGGCCCGTCTTGGCTGTAAGTCTGTCATCCTGGTAGGGCTTTcggttccttctgtctctgctcttggCTGGGTTACTCCCCAAAAGAGATTCTAAATTTGGGCCTCAGACTAAATATTATTCAAAGTCCTATGACCCAAGGCCCCAGACTCCCGCAGCCCCCCACGGCTGTCAGAGTGAGAAACTTGGGAACCTGCTAGTGGGACTGTCTGAGGCTGACAGCCATCTCTAAACTTCTGCCCTGCAGCCATTGCCCTGCTGAAAGACAAGGATCCTGGGGCCTTCCTGATCAGAGACAGTCACTCTTTCCAGGGAGCCTATGGGTTAGCCCTCAAAGTGGCCACACCCCCACCCAGCGCCCAGCCATGGAAAGGTACAGAGCTCTCAAGCTGAAGGTGCAGATGTGGAGAGGGGAGAATTTGCAGGACTGGGATAGTGGGAGTGAGGAGGTGCACAGCACATCTCCATGTGGGGAAGGGTTGAGGCAAGCCTGCAGCTGCTTGGGAAAGAGTCCTGTGGGGAGAAACTGAGATCCTGGAGTCCCATAAAGCTTTACTTTTACAACCCCTCATTCCTCTCAGGGGACCCCTCAGAACAGCTGGTCCGCCATTTCCTCATTGAGACTGGACCCAAAGGTGTGAAGATCAAGGGTTGTCCCACTGAGCCCTATTTTGGTGAGAACCAAGAGTCTGAGGGGGTTCCAGGGTGGATGGTTAAAGGAGAGAcctaaagaaaggaagagaaagctctGACTGTGGACCCCTATGATGtttccccccaacccctcacaggAAGCCTGTCTGCCCTGGTCTCACAGCACTCCAtttctcccatctccctgccctgctgTCTGCGAATTCCTAGTAAAGGTGAGTGATCCGTCTCCTCCACCTTACTTCAGGGTGGCTTGGAGAGCCTCTCCCTCTTGACGTTCCTTGGTGGCCTTCATCtcctcagatcctctggaagaaacCTCAGAGGCCCCAGTGCCCACCAACATGAGCACGGCAGCAGACCTCCTACGCCAGGGAGCAGGTAGATCCttgctttccccttcctctccctggtAGTTAAGAGGATACCATGGACTCCAGGTACAGGGAGGGGCACTGAAAGGGGTATGGGTGGCAGACCCAGCAGGTATATTTAACCTGCAAAGGCAGAGGAGCCCCGTGTTTTCAGGAGGTGAGGAAGGGGGTCACTGACCAAGTTCTCAGGGTTTACAATACAGGAATCACAGCGGCAACAGGCAAGAACTTAAAGTGTGTCTCCTCAGTCCTCCCCCCAGTGTTACTGGCTGTAGCTCCCTTGGAGTCTGGAAGTTGCCATTCTAATTTGTCAGTGTGTGATTCCAGTGCATTCAGGCAGCACTGGTCAGGGAAGTGCCCAATATGGTGGGATAAGAAGCTAATGGGTGACAGATCCAGGTCCTGGCAAAAGCATGTAGCTCATTAACCTACCTCCTCTCTTTAGCCTGCAGTGTGCTCTACCTGACCTCGGTGGAGACAGAGTCATTGACTGGCCCTCAAGCTGTGGCCAGGGCCAGCTCTGCAGCTCTGAGCTGCAGCCCTGTCCCAGTGCCAGCCATTGTCCACTTCAAGGTCTCAGCTCAAGGCATCACACTGACAGACAACCAGAGAAAGTAAGCGTGGGCACAGGTCCTGTCTCTTTGGAGTCTCCAGGAAAGACCACAGGGAGCAAAGGGGGGGCTTTGGgctttcttttcatgtgtgtgtgtgtgagtgtgtgtgtgtatgtgtgtgtgtgtgtgtggtatgtgtgtggtgtgtgtggtatgtgtgtggtgtgtgtgatgtgtgtggtgtgtatgtgtgtggtgtatgtggtgtgtgtgtatggtgtggtgtgtgtagtatgtgttgtgtggtgtgtgtagtatgtgtggtgtgtgtgtgtgtgtgtggtgtgtgt
This window contains:
- the Tns2 gene encoding tensin-2 isoform X1, with the translated sequence MLALSSARRSASEVGATPYPILLLLVPRAQCSSSQESPTLSRSTSKNPVHPSVMGMRSQAVEEGVPPSVPRWTSFCIVKPRKAEPHSFREKVFRKKAPVCAVCKVTIDGTGVSCRVCKVATHRKCEAKVTSSCQALPPAELRRNTAPVRRIEHLGSTKSLNHSKQRSTLPRSFSLDPLMERRWDLDLTYVTERILAAAFPARPDEQRHRGHLRELAHVLQSKHRDKYLLFNLSEKRHDLTRLNPKVHDFGWPELHAPPLDKLCSICKAMETWLSADPQHVVVLYCKGSKGKLGVIVSAYMHYSKISAGADQALATLTMRKFCEDKAAMELQPSQHRYVGYFSGLLSGSIRMNSSPLFLHYVFVPVLPAFEPNTGFQPFLKIYQSMQLVYTSGVYHITGPGPRQICISLEPALLLKGDVMVTCYHKGGQGTDRTLVFRVQFHTCTIHGPRLNFPKDQLDEAWADERFPFQASVEFVFSSSPEKVKGNTPRNDPSVSVDYNMTEPAVRWDSYENFNQHHEDSVDGSLAHTRGPLDGSPYAQVQRVPRQTPPAPSPELPPPPMLSVSSDSGHSSTLTTEHTAESPGRPPPTAAERQELDRLLGGCGVASAGRGAGRETAILDDEEQPSVGGGLHLGMYPGHRPGLSRRCSCRQGLREPCGVPNGGYYRPEGTLERRRPPYGGYEGHPQGYTEASVEKRRLCRSLSEGPYPYAPELGKPANGDFGYRPAGYREVVILEDPGVPALCSCPACEEKMALPTAALYGLRLEREAGEGWSSEVGKPLLHPVRPGHPLPLLVPACGHHHAPVPDYGCLKSPKVGEEGHEGCSYAVCPEGRYGHPGYPALVTYGYGGAVPSYCPAYGRAPHSCGSPSEGRGYPSPGAHSPQAGSVSPGSPPYLQSRKLGYEAPAEDGRDKYSLPGPLASAGPLASTESPEPSWRDGSSGHSTLPRSPRDAQCSASSELSGPSTPLHTSSPVQGKESTRRQDTTRSPSLAPTQRLSPGEALPSVVQGVTEKTPELLASSRPEPLDPSPFSQTSTPSSPNGWPQERSPGGHTNSASPRSPVPTTLPGLRHAPWQGPQGPSDSPDGSPLTPVPTQMPWLVGSPEPPQSSPTPAFPLATSYETNGPTQPPLPEKRHLPGSGQQSSPPARGTNQHVTFASPLPDVTQPPEHPLQENQSSVKFVQDTSKFWYKPHLSRDQAIALLKDKDPGAFLIRDSHSFQGAYGLALKVATPPPSAQPWKGDPSEQLVRHFLIETGPKGVKIKGCPTEPYFGSLSALVSQHSISPISLPCCLRIPSKDPLEETSEAPVPTNMSTAADLLRQGAACSVLYLTSVETESLTGPQAVARASSAALSCSPVPVPAIVHFKVSAQGITLTDNQRKVFFRRHYPVNSITFSSTDPQDRRWTNPDGTTSKIFGFVAKKPGSPWENVCHLFAELDPDQPASAIVTFITKVLLGQRK
- the Tns2 gene encoding tensin-2 isoform X4, whose product is MRKFCEDKAAMELQPSQHRYVGYFSGLLSGSIRMNSSPLFLHYVFVPVLPAFEPNTGFQPFLKIYQSMQLVYTSGVYHITGPGPRQICISLEPALLLKGDVMVTCYHKGGQGTDRTLVFRVQFHTCTIHGPRLNFPKDQLDEAWADERFPFQASVEFVFSSSPEKVKGNTPRNDPSVSVDYNMTEPAVRWDSYENFNQHHEDSVDGSLAHTRGPLDGSPYAQVQRVPRQTPPAPSPELPPPPMLSVSSDSGHSSTLTTEHTAESPGRPPPTAAERQELDRLLGGCGVASAGRGAGRETAILDDEEQPSVGGGLHLGMYPGHRPGLSRRCSCRQGLREPCGVPNGGYYRPEGTLERRRPPYGGYEGHPQGYTEASVEKRRLCRSLSEGPYPYAPELGKPANGDFGYRPAGYREVVILEDPGVPALCSCPACEEKMALPTAALYGLRLEREAGEGWSSEVGKPLLHPVRPGHPLPLLVPACGHHHAPVPDYGCLKSPKVGEEGHEGCSYAVCPEGRYGHPGYPALVTYGYGGAVPSYCPAYGRAPHSCGSPSEGRGYPSPGAHSPQAGSVSPGSPPYLQSRKLGYEAPAEDGRDKYSLPGPLASAGPLASTESPEPSWRDGSSGHSTLPRSPRDAQCSASSELSGPSTPLHTSSPVQGKESTRRQDTTRSPSLAPTQRLSPGEALPSVVQGVTEKTPELLASSRPEPLDPSPFSQTSTPSSPNGWPQERSPGGHTNSASPRSPVPTTLPGLRHAPWQGPQGPSDSPDGSPLTPVPTQMPWLVGSPEPPQSSPTPAFPLATSYETNGPTQPPLPEKRHLPGSGQQSSPPARGTNQHVTFASPLPDVTQPPEHPLQENQSSVKFVQDTSKFWYKPHLSRDQAIALLKDKDPGAFLIRDSHSFQGAYGLALKVATPPPSAQPWKGDPSEQLVRHFLIETGPKGVKIKGCPTEPYFGSLSALVSQHSISPISLPCCLRIPSKDPLEETSEAPVPTNMSTAADLLRQGAACSVLYLTSVETESLTGPQAVARASSAALSCSPVPVPAIVHFKVSAQGITLTDNQRKVFFRRHYPVNSITFSSTDPQDRRWTNPDGTTSKIFGFVAKKPGSPWENVCHLFAELDPDQPASAIVTFITKVLLGQRK